From a single Miscanthus floridulus cultivar M001 chromosome 8, ASM1932011v1, whole genome shotgun sequence genomic region:
- the LOC136477041 gene encoding NEP1-interacting protein-like 1 produces MDMEAASFFGAASASFSPAPSSSRSRGGRGISRLPARVAGAVVRSLLTFVFAAVGMVLGAVTGALIGLATESGLVRGAGIGAISGAVVSMEVVDSSVAIWRSDESGIWSVLYVLDVLWSLLTGRLVREKVDPAVLSAVDSQMNAADSGDDMASPTLADMFETGAAAAKGMPAAAIAALPVTAFTECTVADASGEPIGCSVCLQDFEAGETARSLPECGHTFHLPCIDVWLLRHASCPLCRRAV; encoded by the exons ATGGACATGGAAGCGGCCTCGTTCTtcggcgccgccagcgcgtcgTTCTCtcccgcgccgtcgtcgtccaGGTCGCGCGGCGGCAGGGGCATCTCCCGCCTGCCGGCGCGCGTCGCCGGCGCGGTGGTCCGCAGCCTGCTCACCTTCGTCTTCGCGGCAG tggGCATGGTTCTCGGGGCCGTCACGGGCGCGCTGATCGGGCTCGCCACGGAGAGCGGCCTGGTGCGCGGCGCCGGCATCGGGGCCATCTCGGGCGCCGTCGTGTCCATGGAGGTCGTCGACTCCTCCGTCGCCATCTGGCGCTCCGACGAGTCCGGGATCTGGAGCGTCCTATACGTG CTTGATGTCCTCTGGAGCCTACTGACTGGCCGCCTGGTACGCGAGAAGGTGGACCCCGCCGTGCTGAGCGCCGTCGACAGCCAG ATGAACGCCGCGGACTCGGGGGACGACATGGCGTCGCCGACACTGGCGGACATGTTCGAgactggcgccgccgccgccaagggcATGCCGGCCGCCGCCATCGCGGCGCTCCCCGTCACGGCCTTCACCGAGTGCACCGTCGCGGACGCCTCCGGGGAGCCCATCGGCTGCTCCGTCTGCCTTCAGGACTTCGAGGCCGGCGAGACGGCGCGGAGCCTGCCGGAGTGCGGGCACACGTTCCACCTGCCGTGCATCGACGTCTGGCTGCTCCGGCACGCGTCGTGCCCGCTGTGTCGACGCGCGGTCTAG
- the LOC136477039 gene encoding probable 26S proteasome non-ATPase regulatory subunit 3 isoform X2 gives MPEDVQMNDSEPQPAAPAPAAAAPALSTLHHLKEIATVIEAGSLSKEVRRISRAFRLTVALRRRLAARDVSAFLAFALPASSEAYGRLTALVPKEDDTEMDVDAAAPATQISIKHGLPEIEIFCYLLVLIFLIDQKKYDEAKACANVSIARLKNLNRRTVDVLASRLYFYYSYVYELTNSLAEIRGNLLALHRMATLHRDELGQETLLNLLLRNYLHYNLYDQAEKLRSKAPRFEAHSNQQFCRYLFYLGKIRTIQLEYTDAKESLLQAARKAPTTARGFRIQCNKWAILVRLLLGEIPERTVFMQKGMKKALTPYFELTNAVRVGDLELFRAVADKFASTFSADRTRNLIVRLRHNVIRTGLRNISISYSRISLADIAKKLRLDSENPIADAESIVAKAIRDGAIDATIDHANGWMVSKETGDVYSTNEPQIAFNSRIAFCLNMHNEAVKAMRFPPNSHKEKESAEKRRERLQQEEELAKHMAEEDDDDF, from the exons ATGCCGGAAGACGTGCAGATGAACGACTCGGAGCCCCAGCCTGCGGCCCCAGctcccgccgccgcggcgccggcgcTCTCCACACTGCACC ATCTGAAGGAGATCGCGACCGTGATCGAGGCCGGCTCTCTGTCCAAGGAGGTCCGCCGGATCTCCCGCGCCTTCCGCCTCACCGTcgcgctccgccgccgcctcgccgcgcGGGACGTCTCCGCCTTCCTCGCCTTCGCGCTCCCCGCATCCTCCGAAGCCTATGGACGCCTCACCGCCCTCGTGCCCAAG GAAGATGATACTGAGATGGATGTTGATGCTGCGGCTCCGGCAACTCAGATTTCAATCAAACATGGTCTCCCTGAGATTGAAATattttgctacttgcttgtactGATTTTCCTTATTGATCAGAAGAAATACGATGAG GCTAAAGCATGCGCAAATGTGAGCATTGCTCGCCTGAAGAACCTAAACCGGAGAACTGTTGATGTCCTGGCATCTCGTCTGTACTTTTATTACTCTTATGTGTATGAGCTTACCAACAGCCTTGCTGAAATACGTGG GAATCTGCTTGCTCTACATAGAATGGCAACTTTGCACCGTGACGAGCTTGGCCAG GAAACACTACTCAATCTCCTCCTCCGCAATTACCTCCACTACAACTTGTATGATCAAGCAGAAAAGCTTAGATCAAAGGCACCTCGTTTTGAAGCACATTCCAATCAACAA TTTTGCCGGTACTTGTTCTACTTGGGCAAAATTAGGACAATTCAGTTGGAGTACACTGATGCTAAAGAAAGCCTCCTGCAAGCTGCTCGTAAGGCACCAACAACAGCCCGTGGTTTTCGGATTCAGTGCAACAAATGGGCTATCCTAGTGAGGCTGCTGCTTGGAGAGATTCCAGAGAGGACTGTTTTCATGCAGAAAGGAATGAAGAAAGCTCTGACACCTTACTTTGAGCTAACAAAT GCTGTCAGGGTTGGGGACCTTGAATTGTTCAGGGCTGTCGCAGACAAATTTGCAAGCACATTCAGCGCAGACAGGACTCGCAACTTGATTGTGAGGCTGCGACACAATGTCATTCGAACTGGACTGCGCAACATCAGCATTTCTTACTCAAGGATCTCCCTTGCTGACATTGCTAAGAAGCTCAGACTAGACTCCGAGAACCCTATTGCTGATGCAGAGAGCATTGTAGCCAAGGCCATAAGAGATGGTGCAATTGACGCCACCATAGATCATGCAAATGGCTGGATGGTTTCGAAGGAAACTGGCGATGTCTACTCGACAAATGAGCCACAAATTGCATTCAACTCCAGGATTGCGTTCTGCCTCAACATGCACAATGAGGCGGTCAAGGCGATGAGGTTCCCCCCTAATTCTCACAAGGAAAAGGAGAGTGCTGAGAAGCGCCGAGAGAGGCTTCAGCAGGAGGAAGAACTGGCTAAGCACATGGCTGAGGAGGACGACGATGATTTCTAA
- the LOC136477039 gene encoding probable 26S proteasome non-ATPase regulatory subunit 3 isoform X1, with product MPEDVQMNDSEPQPAAPAPAAAAPALSTLHPALVSDLKEIATVIEAGSLSKEVRRISRAFRLTVALRRRLAARDVSAFLAFALPASSEAYGRLTALVPKEDDTEMDVDAAAPATQISIKHGLPEIEIFCYLLVLIFLIDQKKYDEAKACANVSIARLKNLNRRTVDVLASRLYFYYSYVYELTNSLAEIRGNLLALHRMATLHRDELGQETLLNLLLRNYLHYNLYDQAEKLRSKAPRFEAHSNQQFCRYLFYLGKIRTIQLEYTDAKESLLQAARKAPTTARGFRIQCNKWAILVRLLLGEIPERTVFMQKGMKKALTPYFELTNAVRVGDLELFRAVADKFASTFSADRTRNLIVRLRHNVIRTGLRNISISYSRISLADIAKKLRLDSENPIADAESIVAKAIRDGAIDATIDHANGWMVSKETGDVYSTNEPQIAFNSRIAFCLNMHNEAVKAMRFPPNSHKEKESAEKRRERLQQEEELAKHMAEEDDDDF from the exons ATGCCGGAAGACGTGCAGATGAACGACTCGGAGCCCCAGCCTGCGGCCCCAGctcccgccgccgcggcgccggcgcTCTCCACACTGCACC CGGCGCTTGTGTCAGATCTGAAGGAGATCGCGACCGTGATCGAGGCCGGCTCTCTGTCCAAGGAGGTCCGCCGGATCTCCCGCGCCTTCCGCCTCACCGTcgcgctccgccgccgcctcgccgcgcGGGACGTCTCCGCCTTCCTCGCCTTCGCGCTCCCCGCATCCTCCGAAGCCTATGGACGCCTCACCGCCCTCGTGCCCAAG GAAGATGATACTGAGATGGATGTTGATGCTGCGGCTCCGGCAACTCAGATTTCAATCAAACATGGTCTCCCTGAGATTGAAATattttgctacttgcttgtactGATTTTCCTTATTGATCAGAAGAAATACGATGAG GCTAAAGCATGCGCAAATGTGAGCATTGCTCGCCTGAAGAACCTAAACCGGAGAACTGTTGATGTCCTGGCATCTCGTCTGTACTTTTATTACTCTTATGTGTATGAGCTTACCAACAGCCTTGCTGAAATACGTGG GAATCTGCTTGCTCTACATAGAATGGCAACTTTGCACCGTGACGAGCTTGGCCAG GAAACACTACTCAATCTCCTCCTCCGCAATTACCTCCACTACAACTTGTATGATCAAGCAGAAAAGCTTAGATCAAAGGCACCTCGTTTTGAAGCACATTCCAATCAACAA TTTTGCCGGTACTTGTTCTACTTGGGCAAAATTAGGACAATTCAGTTGGAGTACACTGATGCTAAAGAAAGCCTCCTGCAAGCTGCTCGTAAGGCACCAACAACAGCCCGTGGTTTTCGGATTCAGTGCAACAAATGGGCTATCCTAGTGAGGCTGCTGCTTGGAGAGATTCCAGAGAGGACTGTTTTCATGCAGAAAGGAATGAAGAAAGCTCTGACACCTTACTTTGAGCTAACAAAT GCTGTCAGGGTTGGGGACCTTGAATTGTTCAGGGCTGTCGCAGACAAATTTGCAAGCACATTCAGCGCAGACAGGACTCGCAACTTGATTGTGAGGCTGCGACACAATGTCATTCGAACTGGACTGCGCAACATCAGCATTTCTTACTCAAGGATCTCCCTTGCTGACATTGCTAAGAAGCTCAGACTAGACTCCGAGAACCCTATTGCTGATGCAGAGAGCATTGTAGCCAAGGCCATAAGAGATGGTGCAATTGACGCCACCATAGATCATGCAAATGGCTGGATGGTTTCGAAGGAAACTGGCGATGTCTACTCGACAAATGAGCCACAAATTGCATTCAACTCCAGGATTGCGTTCTGCCTCAACATGCACAATGAGGCGGTCAAGGCGATGAGGTTCCCCCCTAATTCTCACAAGGAAAAGGAGAGTGCTGAGAAGCGCCGAGAGAGGCTTCAGCAGGAGGAAGAACTGGCTAAGCACATGGCTGAGGAGGACGACGATGATTTCTAA